The Pedobacter roseus genome contains a region encoding:
- a CDS encoding S41 family peptidase, translated as MKKRSTHLKRILYCCSYFIFLIISLHSCKKDKKSPDYPAGSNENINTWIIDSLKRYYYWNEQLPSDPNIGLSPKVFFNSVRNASDRFSYINIPNDATTITPNNRNFGFDYVTVSDQNSAKVIGIIKLVLKDSPASRSGLKRGDYISKINGKTLTTANAQALQEEILSSDRFSITLAEQNNNVWTDTRAIELTKGAILDQKEISKVIESDGKKIGYLYFLDFNGGLASSLIPVFSNFKAEGITDLILDLRYNSGGQVAEAAAICAMIVQNISFDKAFITYKGNKNGGTRTESIGTAATFDRTVNFNVLLQQNLGLSKVYILSTAATASASEVMINNLKPFIQVIQIGEKTRGKDEASFRIFDARIPKQVNWEMHPIVYKLFNAQGTGNYSAGIPPDLTVNEINTLPLLPFGDQADPLIKAAMARISGKVAKTGVSLNTMLSGAFQPGNILMDSRAQSAQQGIIITHR; from the coding sequence ATGAAAAAACGCTCAACTCACTTAAAAAGAATACTTTATTGCTGTTCTTATTTTATTTTTCTGATCATTTCCCTTCATTCCTGCAAAAAAGATAAAAAAAGCCCCGATTATCCTGCGGGAAGCAACGAAAACATCAATACCTGGATAATTGATAGCCTAAAACGTTATTATTACTGGAACGAGCAGCTACCCTCCGATCCTAATATCGGTTTATCACCCAAAGTTTTTTTTAATTCGGTGCGCAATGCATCCGACCGCTTTTCTTATATCAATATCCCCAACGATGCCACAACCATTACACCGAACAACCGGAACTTCGGTTTTGATTATGTTACCGTTAGCGACCAGAACAGCGCAAAGGTAATTGGAATTATTAAACTGGTTTTAAAAGATTCACCTGCATCACGGTCAGGATTGAAACGTGGAGATTACATCAGCAAAATAAACGGAAAAACCTTAACAACTGCCAATGCACAGGCCCTGCAGGAGGAAATTTTAAGTAGCGACCGCTTTTCGATAACGCTGGCAGAGCAGAATAACAATGTATGGACAGATACACGTGCCATAGAACTGACTAAAGGGGCAATCCTCGATCAAAAAGAAATCAGTAAAGTGATAGAAAGTGATGGAAAAAAGATCGGTTACCTCTATTTTCTTGATTTTAATGGTGGATTAGCCAGTTCATTAATTCCGGTTTTCAGTAATTTTAAGGCTGAGGGCATTACCGACCTGATCCTCGATCTACGTTATAATTCTGGCGGTCAGGTAGCAGAAGCGGCAGCAATATGTGCCATGATTGTACAGAATATATCTTTCGATAAAGCATTCATTACCTATAAGGGTAATAAAAACGGCGGAACCAGAACAGAATCCATCGGTACCGCAGCTACTTTCGATCGGACTGTAAATTTCAATGTCCTTCTTCAGCAAAACCTGGGCTTAAGCAAGGTTTATATTCTGTCAACCGCCGCCACAGCATCAGCTTCGGAAGTGATGATCAACAATTTAAAACCCTTTATCCAGGTGATACAAATCGGTGAAAAAACGAGGGGAAAAGATGAAGCATCGTTCAGGATATTTGATGCACGGATTCCAAAACAAGTCAACTGGGAAATGCACCCGATTGTGTATAAACTATTTAACGCACAGGGAACTGGTAATTATAGTGCTGGTATCCCACCCGATTTGACTGTAAATGAAATCAACACCTTACCCCTGCTCCCATTTGGCGATCAGGCCGATCCGCTGATTAAAGCAGCAATGGCCAGGATAAGTGGTAAAGTAGCCAAAACAGGTGTAAGCCTTAACACTATGCTTTCGGGAGCTTTCCAACCCGGAAATATTTTAATGGATTCGAGGGCCCAATCGGCGCAACAGGGCATAATTATTACTCACCGATAG
- a CDS encoding multicopper oxidase domain-containing protein yields MKNIIFSILMFFSLGVSAQEMKGMKMQEKEKAASTVYTCPMHPEVLSDQPGKCPKCGMNLVAKKENAPKSKTEHEEMRGSEEEKMDMKGMNMGNPDLMDNIKKAKANLGPIKTLPSNALPRTVRYDLYVTDTTVTYGGKPKHAIAVNGSIPMPTLTFTEGDTAEIYVHNKLMEETSMHWHGLFLSNRYDGVPNMTQMPIKPGATHHYKFPVIQNGTHWYHSHTMLQEQIGMYGAFIIKKRNEWDIPSIPLVLSEWTNMKPEEVQRSLHAATDWFSIKKGTTQSYAEAIKTGNFKTKVVNEWKRMNAMDVSDVYYDKFLINGENQYLQPKFKAGDKVRLRIANAGASSYFWLKYAGGKITVVATDGNDVEPVEVDRLIIAVSETYDVVVTIPENKNYEFLVTPEDRTKSASLWLGSGGKVAAGKMPKLKYFAGMKMMNDMMDMNGNMVEMKGMKMQNQIMDMNTVITGPADIKKMDKMDDMDMADMDMSTEKPDIVTLNYNMLRDPKKTVLPKGPVRELKFDLTGNMNRYVWTLDNKTVSESDKILIKKGENLRIILYNNSMMRHPMHLHGHDFRVINGQGDYAPMKNVLDIMPMERDTIEFAATENGGDWFFHCHILYHMMSGMGRVFSYENSPPNPDVPDPKLAQRKLFRDDRMPHLMGRVGIESSGSDGQLMLAQTRWSLNTMWHLGTNAMMGYESETMLGRFIGRNQWLFPYVGFDYHYKKFNPDEKNIFGSDERNMFGQISNKENRKTIVAGIAYTLPILIVADARIDGNGKLRFQLGREDIPVSKRLRANFMVNTDKEYAAGLRYILTKYISLSTHYDSDMGLGGGLTFNY; encoded by the coding sequence ATGAAAAATATAATATTCAGCATTTTAATGTTCTTTTCACTAGGCGTTTCTGCCCAGGAGATGAAAGGAATGAAAATGCAAGAGAAAGAAAAAGCGGCAAGTACGGTTTATACCTGCCCCATGCATCCAGAAGTACTTTCTGATCAACCCGGAAAATGTCCTAAATGCGGGATGAACCTGGTGGCTAAAAAGGAAAATGCTCCGAAAAGCAAAACCGAACATGAGGAAATGCGTGGATCAGAGGAGGAAAAGATGGATATGAAGGGGATGAATATGGGAAATCCCGACCTAATGGATAACATTAAAAAAGCGAAAGCCAATCTTGGTCCAATAAAAACTTTACCTTCTAATGCGCTTCCAAGAACCGTACGCTATGATTTATATGTTACTGACACTACTGTTACCTACGGTGGTAAACCTAAACATGCTATTGCGGTAAACGGCAGTATCCCCATGCCTACTTTAACTTTTACCGAGGGTGATACCGCCGAAATTTATGTGCACAATAAATTAATGGAAGAAACCTCTATGCACTGGCACGGACTTTTCCTTTCAAACCGTTACGATGGAGTGCCCAATATGACGCAGATGCCGATAAAACCAGGTGCTACACACCATTATAAATTCCCGGTTATACAAAACGGCACACACTGGTACCACAGCCATACCATGCTGCAGGAACAAATTGGCATGTATGGTGCTTTTATCATCAAAAAACGCAATGAATGGGACATTCCGTCTATACCCTTGGTACTAAGCGAATGGACCAATATGAAACCAGAGGAAGTGCAAAGAAGCCTCCATGCGGCTACCGATTGGTTTTCGATTAAAAAAGGGACTACACAAAGTTATGCAGAGGCCATCAAAACCGGGAATTTCAAAACCAAGGTAGTCAATGAGTGGAAAAGAATGAATGCCATGGATGTTAGTGATGTGTATTACGATAAATTCCTGATCAACGGAGAAAACCAATATTTGCAACCGAAGTTTAAGGCTGGCGATAAGGTAAGGTTAAGGATTGCCAATGCAGGCGCGTCATCTTATTTCTGGCTAAAATATGCTGGCGGGAAAATAACCGTAGTGGCAACTGATGGCAACGATGTAGAACCTGTGGAGGTAGACCGTTTGATTATTGCAGTTTCTGAAACCTATGATGTGGTGGTTACCATTCCGGAGAATAAAAATTATGAATTTTTAGTCACGCCTGAAGACCGGACCAAATCAGCCTCTCTATGGCTGGGAAGTGGGGGAAAAGTAGCAGCAGGGAAAATGCCAAAACTGAAATATTTCGCGGGGATGAAGATGATGAACGATATGATGGACATGAACGGCAATATGGTAGAGATGAAAGGAATGAAAATGCAGAACCAGATAATGGACATGAATACCGTAATTACAGGGCCGGCAGACATCAAGAAGATGGATAAAATGGACGATATGGATATGGCTGATATGGACATGAGCACCGAAAAGCCCGATATCGTGACTTTAAACTATAACATGCTGCGCGATCCTAAAAAAACGGTATTGCCTAAAGGACCGGTACGGGAACTCAAATTTGACCTTACCGGCAATATGAACCGTTATGTATGGACACTGGATAATAAAACGGTTTCGGAATCGGATAAAATCCTGATCAAAAAAGGCGAAAACCTAAGGATTATTTTATACAATAACAGCATGATGCGCCACCCGATGCACCTCCATGGTCATGATTTTAGGGTCATTAACGGACAGGGAGATTATGCCCCGATGAAAAATGTACTCGACATTATGCCTATGGAACGGGATACGATCGAATTTGCCGCTACAGAAAATGGTGGCGATTGGTTTTTCCATTGCCATATTTTATACCACATGATGAGTGGCATGGGCCGGGTATTCAGCTATGAAAATTCGCCTCCCAATCCTGATGTACCCGATCCAAAACTAGCCCAACGCAAACTCTTCCGGGACGATCGGATGCCGCACCTGATGGGGCGTGTAGGCATAGAAAGCAGTGGTAGCGATGGACAGTTGATGCTGGCACAAACCCGTTGGTCGCTCAATACCATGTGGCATTTGGGAACCAACGCTATGATGGGTTACGAGAGCGAAACCATGTTGGGCAGGTTTATTGGCCGGAACCAATGGTTGTTTCCTTATGTGGGTTTCGATTATCATTACAAAAAATTCAATCCCGATGAAAAAAACATTTTCGGAAGTGATGAACGCAATATGTTCGGGCAGATCAGCAATAAAGAAAACCGGAAAACCATTGTGGCGGGTATCGCTTATACCCTACCGATACTCATTGTTGCCGACGCCAGGATTGATGGTAACGGAAAATTAAGGTTTCAGCTGGGACGGGAAGACATCCCGGTTTCGAAACGTTTACGGGCAAACTTTATGGTGAATACGGATAAAGAATATGCCGCAGGCCTTCGGTATATACTAACGAAATATATCTCACTATCTACGCACTATGATAGCGATATGGGCCTTGGCGGTGGATTAACTTTTAATTATTAG
- a CDS encoding heme-binding domain-containing protein, giving the protein MLSVKKIIIGLLLIIVAAQFYRPVQNKDLSAMSDHISKVVTIPHQVNGILKKACYDCHSNNTSYPWYAQIQPVNWYLNKHIKAAKAQLNFDNFKHYSTRRQLSKLRAIENSVEEGTMPIASYTLIHKNAVLSKSEKKLVMAWAAASRDSLEQIPF; this is encoded by the coding sequence ATGCTGAGCGTAAAAAAAATTATAATTGGACTGCTATTGATTATCGTAGCAGCCCAGTTTTACAGGCCTGTTCAAAACAAAGATTTATCAGCTATGTCAGATCATATTTCGAAGGTTGTTACCATCCCTCACCAGGTAAATGGCATACTCAAAAAAGCCTGTTACGATTGCCATAGCAATAACACCAGTTATCCCTGGTATGCTCAAATACAACCGGTTAACTGGTATCTCAACAAACACATTAAGGCAGCAAAAGCGCAGCTCAATTTTGATAACTTTAAGCATTATAGTACCCGGAGGCAGTTGAGCAAACTCCGTGCGATTGAGAACAGTGTGGAAGAGGGTACTATGCCCATTGCATCTTACACATTGATCCATAAAAATGCGGTATTGAGTAAAAGTGAAAAAAAATTGGTTATGGCCTGGGCAGCAGCATCGAGAGATAGCCTTGAACAAATTCCGTTTTAA
- a CDS encoding DUF3347 domain-containing protein, which produces MKTLIYSFAFSLLFISTYSANAAAKKVIILAEDQAPKNSPTAILDAYLKLKNALSTDNAQNAATAGNELVKAFKDFDQSKLTAAQRKTYTDIESDAKEHAEHIGLNAGKIAHQREHFDMLSKDIYDIAKLLGAGREIYVDRCPMYNKGKGAIWLSEVKDIKNPYFGKAMSTCGSIKETLH; this is translated from the coding sequence ATGAAAACTTTAATATATAGTTTTGCTTTCTCTTTATTATTCATCAGCACATACTCTGCAAATGCTGCAGCTAAAAAAGTAATCATTCTTGCTGAAGATCAGGCACCTAAAAACAGTCCGACTGCAATTTTAGATGCTTACCTCAAATTAAAAAATGCCCTCAGTACCGACAATGCTCAAAATGCCGCAACAGCCGGAAACGAACTGGTAAAAGCATTTAAGGATTTCGATCAATCTAAACTCACAGCCGCGCAACGCAAAACCTATACCGATATTGAAAGTGATGCTAAAGAGCATGCGGAGCATATTGGACTTAATGCAGGTAAAATTGCTCACCAACGTGAACATTTCGATATGCTGAGCAAGGATATCTACGACATCGCTAAATTATTGGGTGCTGGCCGCGAAATTTACGTTGACAGGTGCCCGATGTACAACAAAGGCAAAGGGGCTATCTGGCTTAGTGAGGTGAAAGACATTAAAAACCCTTATTTCGGAAAAGCAATGTCTACCTGTGGTTCGATCAAGGAAACATTGCATTAA
- a CDS encoding zinc-dependent alcohol dehydrogenase, whose translation MKAAVFHKPGDIRVDNVPDPQILDPRDVILKVTSTAICGSDLHILSGAVPQKENMILGHEFMGIVEEVGAGITNLKKGDRVVVPFPISCGTCFFCTHEASPACENSNYEHYGPNGDMMDQKGGALFGYTDLYGGYSGGQAEYVRVPYADVSPRIVPEHLTDEQALFLTDIFPTGWSAIDWAQLKGGEVVAVFGSGPVGLMAQKAAWINGASRVIAIDPLDYRLEKAKAVNNVDTLNPHKVDVVEAIRAMTGGRGADVCVDAVGFEPERSFMDKVKATVNFEKGSMKVLDMCFEAVRRMGTVSIVGVYGSTYDNFPLHRMFDKGITIKQGQAPVLNYIDKLIGLVNDGKVVLDDIITHSLPLEEAAHGYKIFDEKKEDCVKVVLKP comes from the coding sequence ATGAAAGCAGCTGTTTTTCACAAACCAGGAGATATCAGGGTAGATAATGTGCCGGATCCGCAAATCCTCGATCCTCGTGATGTTATTTTAAAAGTAACTTCAACCGCCATCTGTGGTTCCGATCTGCATATTTTAAGCGGCGCAGTGCCACAAAAGGAAAACATGATTTTGGGTCATGAGTTTATGGGTATTGTTGAAGAAGTGGGCGCTGGTATCACCAACCTTAAAAAAGGCGACAGGGTAGTGGTACCTTTCCCGATTTCTTGTGGTACCTGTTTTTTCTGTACCCATGAAGCTTCACCCGCTTGCGAAAATTCCAATTATGAGCATTATGGCCCGAATGGCGATATGATGGACCAGAAGGGTGGGGCGCTTTTCGGATATACCGATCTTTATGGAGGTTATTCGGGTGGGCAGGCAGAATACGTACGTGTTCCTTATGCCGATGTAAGTCCGCGCATTGTGCCCGAACATTTAACCGATGAGCAGGCCCTTTTTTTAACGGATATCTTTCCAACGGGTTGGTCGGCCATTGATTGGGCGCAGTTAAAAGGTGGCGAAGTGGTGGCTGTTTTTGGATCAGGACCAGTGGGTTTAATGGCACAAAAAGCCGCGTGGATAAACGGAGCAAGCCGTGTTATTGCCATCGATCCGCTCGATTACCGTTTAGAAAAAGCAAAGGCCGTTAATAATGTTGATACCTTAAATCCGCATAAAGTTGATGTAGTTGAGGCCATCCGCGCCATGACGGGCGGACGTGGTGCTGATGTTTGTGTTGATGCGGTGGGTTTTGAACCCGAACGTAGTTTTATGGATAAGGTAAAGGCAACAGTTAATTTCGAAAAGGGATCGATGAAAGTACTCGATATGTGTTTTGAAGCCGTTCGCCGTATGGGAACCGTTTCCATTGTGGGCGTTTATGGCTCAACTTACGATAATTTCCCGTTGCACCGTATGTTCGATAAAGGCATTACCATTAAGCAGGGGCAGGCTCCGGTTTTAAATTATATCGATAAACTAATCGGTTTGGTTAACGATGGTAAAGTGGTACTTGATGATATCATTACACACAGTTTGCCACTTGAGGAAGCGGCACATGGATACAAAATCTTTGATGAGAAAAAAGAGGATTGTGTAAAAGTGGTATTAAAACCTTAA
- a CDS encoding PAS domain-containing sensor histidine kinase, whose translation MHDQKLQVNALTDLNEELENYFRNTIIPQLFVDASLTLRKFTPPAMKQFSLNDSDIGKPITDVKENFRFPSILENIQQVIDTGEILEKEIQTIDFRWYQMNILPYIVRKNNKTNGVIITFVEITMRIRDLKEQERLIAEHELLLDTISHDIKTPLTSLDLTIEMLKALPDKGMERFPLLLEKVENSLQKMKDVIFDLTDSRNHQQKYKAFAELISFEHIVEDARLTLAPQILESGAVINTEIGVSEIMFVRRKLRSIVYNLVSNAIKYQSANRAPVVTIRTALEEAYVTITVSDNGMGIAKENLNTIFTKFQRLNNDVEGTGVGLYLVKEIVDYAGGKITVESEVGKGSVFKVYLKLEHITH comes from the coding sequence ATGCACGATCAAAAACTGCAGGTTAACGCACTAACCGATCTAAATGAAGAACTGGAGAATTATTTCCGTAATACCATTATCCCACAGCTTTTTGTTGATGCATCTTTAACGCTCAGGAAGTTTACGCCTCCTGCAATGAAACAGTTTAGCCTGAATGACAGTGACATCGGCAAACCAATAACTGATGTTAAAGAAAATTTCCGTTTCCCTTCTATTCTGGAAAATATCCAGCAGGTAATTGATACAGGAGAAATCCTCGAAAAAGAAATTCAAACCATCGATTTTCGTTGGTACCAGATGAATATACTACCCTATATCGTAAGGAAAAATAATAAAACCAATGGAGTGATTATTACGTTTGTGGAGATCACCATGCGCATCAGAGACCTGAAAGAGCAGGAACGTTTGATTGCCGAACATGAATTATTACTGGATACCATATCGCACGACATTAAAACACCTCTTACCAGCCTTGACCTGACCATTGAAATGTTAAAGGCATTGCCGGATAAAGGCATGGAACGGTTTCCCCTTTTACTGGAGAAAGTAGAGAACAGTTTACAGAAAATGAAAGATGTGATTTTCGATTTAACGGATTCAAGAAATCACCAGCAAAAATACAAGGCTTTTGCAGAGCTGATCAGTTTTGAGCATATTGTAGAGGATGCCCGCCTTACACTTGCTCCTCAGATTTTAGAATCCGGAGCAGTAATAAATACTGAAATAGGGGTTTCAGAAATAATGTTTGTAAGGCGAAAACTGCGCAGTATTGTATATAATCTTGTTAGTAATGCCATTAAATATCAATCTGCAAACCGTGCTCCTGTAGTTACAATCAGAACGGCGTTAGAAGAAGCTTATGTTACCATAACCGTTTCTGATAACGGCATGGGGATAGCAAAAGAAAACCTGAATACCATTTTTACTAAATTTCAACGCTTAAATAATGATGTTGAAGGTACCGGTGTAGGCCTTTACCTGGTAAAGGAAATTGTTGATTATGCGGGTGGAAAAATTACCGTAGAGAGTGAAGTTGGCAAAGGGTCTGTATTTAAAGTGTATTTAAAATTAGAACATATTACCCATTAA
- a CDS encoding RidA family protein produces MEKRIINPWKWQDQRSYVQAVEVKNVTSTLYISGQTAISDDGISSDADMKTQLIAALKNLETVIAQAGYECSGIVRLNIYTTATHELWPHFNIFQDWIAKHNIQQSLTLLEVKSLFETLKVELEATVVK; encoded by the coding sequence ATGGAAAAAAGAATCATTAATCCCTGGAAATGGCAAGATCAGCGCAGTTATGTACAGGCTGTTGAAGTAAAAAATGTAACCAGTACCTTATATATTTCAGGCCAGACAGCCATTAGCGATGATGGAATATCGAGCGATGCAGATATGAAAACACAATTGATTGCTGCCCTGAAAAACCTCGAAACCGTAATTGCACAGGCAGGTTACGAATGCAGTGGCATTGTAAGGCTGAATATTTATACCACAGCTACCCACGAGCTCTGGCCGCACTTTAATATCTTTCAGGATTGGATCGCTAAACACAACATTCAGCAGTCGCTAACCTTGCTCGAAGTAAAAAGCCTTTTTGAAACTTTGAAAGTTGAGTTAGAAGCTACTGTTGTAAAGTAA
- a CDS encoding patatin-like phospholipase family protein, which produces MKTLVISGGGSKGAFAGGVAEYLIKYRQTNYDLFVGSSTGSLLIPFLAIGDVARIKKLYTTISQSDIFTVCPFIVKYKNGKVKLRMNHFGIIKQFIKRQKTLGDSTGLRNLIRNNFKLKDFETIKSLGKEVVVTVANLTTQLIEYKSSNDYGYEDFCDWMWASCNLAPLMSLYQKNGNDYADGGFGNLIPVQEAIVKGATEIDTIVLRQEKAVYNNPPLQNAIEVFARTSDFMLNQIANDDLIISKLQTANKNVKINFYFINRELTTHSFVFNKQEMTTWWQEGYDLFKAKDCTTHVLAVEADEGIKLTR; this is translated from the coding sequence ATGAAGACATTGGTTATTTCGGGCGGTGGTAGCAAAGGTGCTTTTGCTGGTGGTGTAGCAGAATACCTCATTAAATACCGCCAAACAAATTATGATCTTTTTGTGGGTTCTTCTACCGGTAGTTTGCTTATTCCTTTTTTGGCCATTGGCGATGTAGCACGCATTAAAAAGCTCTACACCACCATTTCACAATCCGATATTTTTACAGTTTGTCCATTCATCGTTAAATACAAAAACGGAAAAGTAAAACTGCGCATGAACCATTTCGGGATTATTAAGCAGTTTATTAAGCGACAGAAAACCCTTGGCGACAGTACAGGTTTAAGAAATTTAATCAGGAACAATTTTAAGCTTAAAGATTTCGAAACCATCAAATCGCTGGGTAAAGAAGTGGTGGTTACCGTGGCCAATTTAACCACACAACTAATTGAATACAAATCGAGCAATGATTATGGTTATGAAGATTTTTGCGACTGGATGTGGGCTTCGTGTAATTTAGCCCCATTAATGAGTCTTTACCAGAAAAATGGCAACGATTATGCTGACGGAGGTTTCGGGAACCTGATCCCGGTGCAGGAAGCGATTGTAAAAGGAGCAACCGAGATAGATACCATTGTTTTAAGACAGGAAAAAGCGGTTTATAACAACCCTCCCCTTCAAAATGCGATTGAGGTATTTGCCCGGACGAGTGATTTTATGCTCAACCAGATTGCGAACGACGACCTGATTATCTCGAAACTGCAAACGGCAAATAAGAATGTAAAAATAAATTTCTATTTCATTAACCGCGAACTCACCACCCATTCTTTTGTATTTAATAAACAGGAAATGACCACCTGGTGGCAGGAAGGATACGACCTGTTTAAAGCAAAAGACTGTACCACACATGTACTGGCAGTTGAAGCAGATGAGGGAATTAAACTGACCAGATAA
- a CDS encoding DUF4980 domain-containing protein, translating to MKTIYKAILAIGTLLFLSKFGFAADIEIKINKRYLNLPVSQKQARANMMFEIGGKQERIFKIRLAKDEPEYWVFCDVSTLKGKTIKISYEGDAAGLQKIYQNDEIEGQKSIYKEKNRPQFHFTTKRGWINDPNGLIFYEGEYHLFYQHNPYEREWENMSWGHAVSKDMIHWEELPTALSPDQTGTMFSGSTVIDYDNTAGFNKGNTPAMVATYTAFTDEKQVQCVAYSLDRGRTWTKYSKNPIIDSKAKWNSVDTRDPRVFWYKPGKHWVMVLNERDGHSIYNSANLKDWTFQSHTTGFWECPDLFELPIDGDKTKTKWVMYGASNTYMTGTFDGKKFTPESGKHYYVTGSIYAAQTFTNIPESDGRRIQIGWGKIGHPDMPFNGMMLLPTELKLKTTKDGLRLVSEPVKEAEQLFESVGEWSNLSAKDAIEKLKTFNNTDRIRIKTKLKLSHATSAGLSLSGQKILDYDMNFNLVNGVFYSPEDMTSMEISADIYIDRTSIEVFIDGGAYSYSMERKLDGKNTEGFQFWGNNIEIKDLKVYSVKSIWE from the coding sequence ATGAAAACTATATACAAAGCAATTTTGGCCATTGGCACTTTACTATTTCTATCCAAATTTGGCTTTGCAGCTGATATCGAAATCAAAATCAACAAGCGTTACCTCAACCTGCCCGTTTCGCAAAAGCAGGCCAGGGCAAATATGATGTTCGAAATTGGTGGCAAACAGGAACGGATTTTTAAAATCCGGTTGGCAAAAGACGAACCCGAATATTGGGTTTTCTGTGATGTAAGCACACTGAAAGGTAAAACAATAAAAATCAGTTATGAAGGGGATGCAGCCGGATTGCAGAAAATTTATCAGAACGACGAAATTGAAGGTCAAAAGTCCATTTATAAGGAGAAAAACCGTCCACAGTTTCATTTTACGACCAAAAGAGGCTGGATAAACGATCCGAACGGCCTTATATTTTACGAAGGCGAGTATCACCTGTTTTACCAACATAATCCTTACGAAAGAGAGTGGGAAAATATGTCGTGGGGCCATGCCGTAAGTAAAGATATGATCCACTGGGAAGAGTTGCCAACCGCTTTAAGTCCTGATCAAACAGGTACGATGTTTTCTGGTTCAACCGTAATTGATTATGACAACACTGCTGGTTTTAACAAAGGCAACACACCTGCCATGGTGGCCACTTACACTGCTTTTACCGATGAAAAACAGGTACAGTGTGTGGCTTATAGTTTAGATAGAGGACGTACATGGACAAAATACAGTAAAAACCCGATCATTGATTCGAAAGCAAAATGGAACAGTGTAGATACCAGAGACCCAAGGGTTTTCTGGTACAAACCCGGCAAACATTGGGTAATGGTGCTGAATGAGCGTGACGGTCACTCGATTTATAATTCAGCCAATTTAAAAGACTGGACATTCCAAAGCCATACCACTGGTTTTTGGGAATGCCCTGATTTATTCGAACTACCCATTGATGGCGATAAAACTAAAACGAAATGGGTAATGTATGGGGCTTCCAACACCTATATGACCGGTACTTTTGACGGCAAGAAATTTACGCCTGAATCTGGAAAACATTATTATGTAACCGGAAGCATTTACGCCGCTCAAACCTTTACCAATATCCCTGAAAGTGATGGCAGGAGGATCCAGATAGGATGGGGCAAGATCGGTCACCCTGATATGCCTTTCAACGGCATGATGCTTTTGCCCACCGAACTGAAACTTAAAACCACAAAAGATGGCTTACGTTTGGTAAGCGAACCGGTAAAAGAGGCAGAACAGCTTTTCGAAAGCGTTGGCGAATGGAGCAATTTAAGTGCAAAGGATGCCATCGAAAAACTCAAAACCTTTAACAATACAGACAGGATCCGGATTAAAACAAAACTGAAACTTTCTCATGCCACCAGTGCGGGTCTCAGCCTTTCCGGGCAGAAAATACTGGATTATGATATGAATTTCAACCTGGTAAACGGTGTTTTTTATTCGCCAGAGGATATGACGAGCATGGAAATTTCTGCTGATATTTATATCGACAGGACCTCAATTGAAGTTTTTATTGATGGTGGTGCTTATTCTTATTCGATGGAACGAAAATTAGATGGTAAAAACACCGAAGGCTTTCAGTTTTGGGGAAATAATATCGAAATTAAAGATTTAAAGGTTTATTCTGTTAAATCGATTTGGGAATAA